CCGACGAACCCGCCGGCCCGGGGGAGACGGTGGACGACTCCGACGCGACCTCGTCCGAGGCGTCCGAGCCGCCGGCGGCCGACCCGGCGGAGCCGTCGTCGTCTGCCGGATCACCGCCGCCCGACGAGAAGCCGGCGAACGAGGCATCCGATCGCCCCGAACCGACCGAGACGAAGGGAGATGACGATGCCAACTGACCGCATGCGATCCATCGCCCGCATCGGCGGCCGGGCCGCCGGGTTCCTCGTGGCGGCCGCGCTCGCCGTGGCCGCGCTCGGAGCCGCCGCCCTCGTGCCGTGGCCCGAGCACCGGGTCACGCCGCCCTCCCTCGTGGTGCAGCCCGCGGAGAGCCGCCAGCAGCGCGTCTGCCCCGGCCCGCTGCTCACCCTCGCCGACGATGCCGCAGCCGCGACGACCGCGTCGTCGATCGGTGAGGCCGACGTGATCGTCGGTGCCGATCCCGAGGATGCCGAGATCACCGAGACTCCGCTCGACGCGCCCGAGAACCCGCGCGCCGACCGCGACGGCACCCCTGTCGCACTCGAGGTCGAGCCCGGCACCGTCGATGCCGGACTGATCGCCGGAGCCCAGTCGCAATCGGCCGACACCGAGACGATCGCCGGATTCGCCGCCTCGGCGTGCGCCGAGGCGACCTCCGAGTCGTGGCTCGTCGCCGGTGCCACGACGCTCGGACGCACGAGCCTCGTGATGCTCGCGAACCCCACCGACGTCGCCGCGACCGTCGACGTGCGGGTGACGGGCGAGACCGGCGCGATCGACGCCGGTTCGGCGCTCGGCATCATCGTGCCCGGCGGCAGCCAGCGGGTCGTCTCGCTCGCCGGGATCGCCCCGAACCTGACCTCGCCGGTCGTGCACGTCACGAGCACCGGGGGAACGATCGCCGCGACACTCGAGCAGTCAGCCGTCGACGGCCTCGCGCCGGCAGGCGTCGAGCTCACGGGTGCGGCCGCGATGCCAGCGAACACCCAGGTCATCCCCGGGTTCGTGGTCGCCGAGGCGGGCGGCATCGATCCCGCCGACGATCACGCCGAAGGCGATGCGTTCCCAGCCGTCCGGCTGCTCGCCATCGGCGACGAACCCGTCGACGTGTCGATCGGGCTCGTTCCCGAGACCGGCAGCGCGGCCGGCGCCACGATCGAGGCGACCCTGCAACCGGGGCGCGCGACCGACGTGCCGCTCGGCGTGCTCGAGGCCGGGGCCTACACGGTGCGACTCGAGGCCGACGGGCCCATCGTCGCGGCCGCTCGCGCCGCCGTCGGCGGAACGGACGACGCACCGGCACCGGGTGCGGCCGACATCGCCGCAGCGGGTGATTTCGCGTGGTCGGTCTCGACCTCGCCGCTCCTCGACGATGCGGTCGTCGCGATTCCCGACGGAGCCTCGCCGGTGCTCCACCTCGCGAACGAGGCCGACGACGTCGCCGAGGTGCAGCTCACGATCGACGGATCGACGCGCGCCATCACGATCGACGCGGGGTCAGCGGCATCCGTCGAGGTCGATGCCGGCTCGATCGTCAGGCTCGCCGGAGTCGCCGGCGTGCACGCCTCGGTGTCGTTCGACGACGAGGGCGAGCTCGCTTCGTTCGGCGTGCAGCCTCCCGGTCCGCTCGACGCGCCCATCCGCGTGTTCCCGCGGTAGCGTTCCGTCGCCGAGGGCGCGTGCACGCGCTCAGAGGTGGCGGTAGCGTCCCGGTGCGAGTTCCCACGGGTCCTTGCCGAGCAGGTCGGCGATCGCGCGGAAGACGCAGCTCTCGATGAGCAGCTTCTCCTCGCGCTCCTCGCCCTCCTGCAGGCGCAGGAATCGCACGATCGGCAGGCGGTAGAAGACGATGCGGCGCTCGTCGTGGAAGACCTTCCACCGGTCGACGTGGTCGTCGTGGATGGCCTCGGCCGGCCCTTGCGCGACCTCGAACACGACGCCCTCGAGTTCGGGCCAGAGGCCCCGAAGATACGCCGCGGTGGTGCCGACGGTCATGTCGAACTCGTCGAGGCGGTTGTGCAGCATCGGCAGATGCGGCCCGGTGACGGCCGAGCGGAGTCCGCGGCCGTGGCGGTCCCGGGCCAGCCGTCGGGGCGAGCGCGGCTCGGAGGCGACACGACGGGAGCGGGGCATGCCATCCATCGTACCGAGTCGTATCCGGCGATCGGCCGTGATGCTCGCTACTCTGGTGGAGCCATGAGACGTTGTTCGCGCACTGCCTGCGCTGCCGAAGCGGTTGCCACGCTGACGTTCGACTATGCCGATTCGATGGCCGTGCTCGGCCCGCTCGCGGCGAACCGGGAGCCCCACGGGTACGACCTCTGCGCCCGACACGCGGAGCGCACATCGGCGCCCGTCGGGTGGCAGGTCGTGCGGCACGTCAGCATCGGTGAGGTAGGTTTCAAGGCATGAATTCCGCTGCATCTTCCGAGGCACGAACGCGCCTCGACGCGATCGTGAAGGCCTACGACGTCCGCGGAATCGTGGGCGAGGGACTCACGGCCGAGACGGTCGAGGCCCTCGCCGCAGCGTTCGTCGACGAGGTGGGGGCCGGTGGCGGCAAGGTCGTCGTCGGCCACGACATGCGCGACTCCTCGCCGGGCTTCGCCGAAGCCTTCGCCCGCGGCGCGACCGCACGCGGCGCCGACGTCATCTCGATCGGGCTCTGCTCGACCGATGAGAGCTACTTCGCCTCCGGCTCCATGGACGCGCCGGCGGCGATGTTCACCGCGAGCCACAACCCCGCCGCCTACAACGGCATCAAGTTCTCGCGCGCCGGCGCCCAGGGCATCTCGCTCGACACCGGCCTGGCCGCCATCCGCGATCGCGCGGCCGACTACCTCGAACAGGGCATCGTGCCGGTCGAATCGACCGGTTCGGTCGCGTCGGTCGACGTGCTCGCCGACTACGCGGCGTACCTGCGATCGCTCGTCGACCTCAGCGGCATCCGACCGCTCAAGATCGTCGTCGACGCGGGCAACGGCATGGGCGGCCTCACGGTGCCCGCCGTGCTCGGCACCGCCGCCGGTCTCCCGGCACTGCCCCTCGAGATCGTGCCGCTCTACTTCGAGCTCGACGGCACCTTCCCGAACCACGAGGCGAACCCGCTCGAGCCCGCGAACCTCGTCGACCTGCAGCGCGCGGTCGTCGAGCACGGCGCCGATCTGGGCCTCGCGTTCGACGGCGACGCCGACCGCTGCTTCGTCGTCGACGAGCAGGGCGGCGCGGTGAACCCGTCCGCCGTCGCCGCCGTCGTCGCCCTCCGCGAGATCGCCCGCGTCCAGGCGATGGGCGAATCGGATGTCGCGGTCATCCACAACCTCATCACCTCGCGCTTCGTGCCCGAGGCGATCGAGGCCGCCGGCGCGACGGCCGTGCGCACCCGCGTCGGCCACTCGCTCATCAAGGACCAGATGAAGGCCACCGGCGCCGTCTTCGGCGGCGAGCACTCGGCCCACTACTACTTCCGCGACTTCTGGGGTGCCGACAACGGCATGCTCGCGGCCATGCACGTGCTCGCCGAGTTCGGCGCGCAGCAGGCCCCGCTCTCGGAGATGTCCGCGCGGTTCACCCCGTACTCGCTCTCGGGTGAGATCAACTCCGTCGTCGACGACGTGCCCGCCGCGTACACGCGCATCGTCGAGGCGTTCACCGATCGCGCCGAGTTCGACGAGCTCGACGGCCTCACCGTGACGGGCCTGACCGCCGGCGACGAGGCGTTCTGGTGGTTCAACGTGCGGCCCTCGAACACCGAGCCCCTGCTGCGTCTGAACGCCGAAGGGCAGGACGCTGCGACGATGGCGGCCGTCCGCGACGAGGTGCTCGCGCTCATCCGCGCCTGACTCAGCTCACTCACCGATAGGGTCGCGGGCGATCCGTCGCTCGAGGGGTGAAGCGTGGGTCTACCCCCCGATCGGGGGGCATCGTTGCGCCCGCCTCTGCAGTTACGCTCGTGGAACCCGAACGCGGCTCGGTTCTACGGCAGTGCAGCTGTACACCCGGGTCGACCGAACCCGAACCCCTACAGCCGGAGACCACGTGCCCCGTCGTCGATCGCCCCTGCCCGCATTCCGCAGCACGGCGAGCCTCGTCCTTTCCGCCATCATCGCAATCTCGCTCGCCGTGAGCGGCACCTCGCCCGCCTTCGCGGAGGAGCCACCGCCTGCCGCACCGGTCGTCGAGACGCCCGCACCCGTCGTCGAGACGCCGACACCGGTCGAGCAACCCGATGAGCCGGGGGATTCCGACATCACGCCGGGTGCGTCCGTCGAGGGTTCCGTCTCCGCCGCCGATGGTTCGGCAGTGGGCGACGCCAGCGTGAACGCGTATCGCCTGAACGGCGAGTCGTTCGAGTATGTCGCCGGCGTCCTGACGGCAGGCGATGGCAGCTACGCCGTCGAGGCCCTGCCGGCCGGCACCTACACGCTGCAGTTCGGCCCGCCGTGGGAATCGGACCTCGTCGGCGAGTGGTGGGACGACAAGCCCGACGAATGGTCGGCTGATCAATTCGAGGTCGTCGACGGTGCCACCCTGTCGGGCATCGACGCTCAGCTCGCCACCGGAGACGTGTCCCCCGAGGGCGGCACGGTCTCGGGTGTCGTGACCGGGTCGGACGCCCAGCCGCTCGCCGGCGTCGGCGTCTCCGCCATGAGCGCGGACTGGAACAACTGGAGCTCCGCTGTCACCGACGCTGATGGGCGCTATGAGATCACTGGTCTCGCGGTCGGCGACTACACGATCTCATTCCAGCCGGACGCATTCGATCCGAGCGTCGTCTCCGGCTTCCTCGCCGAATACTGGGCCGACAAGCGGCTCTCCTACGAGGCCGATCTCGTGACGGTCGGGCCGGATGAGGCCGTCGCGGGCATCGACGCGCAGCTCGAACGCGGCGGAACCATCACCGGGGTCGTCGCTGCCGACGGCGGGCCGATCGCGGGCGTCGAGGTGTCGGCCGTCGGCTCCGGGTGGGGATCGGCGACGACCGACGAGGCCGGACGCTTCGAAATGACGGGCCTCGTCCCAGGCACGTACTCCGTCTGGTTCGCAATGCCGAGCGGCAGCCCGTACTTCAGCGGCGGCGCCGAGGTCGACGTGACTTCCGGCGGCATCGCCGAGCTCGACTTCGTTCCCGAGGGCGCTGCGAGCGTTCACGGACGCGTCTCTCTCGCCGACTCCGGGGCCGGCGTCGCGGGGGCGACGGTGACGCTGCACGCGCTCGGCGGTGCATCGGTCGGAACTGCGACGACCGATGCCGACGGCGACTACGTCAT
The DNA window shown above is from Agromyces cerinus and carries:
- a CDS encoding DUF5719 family protein: MPTDRMRSIARIGGRAAGFLVAAALAVAALGAAALVPWPEHRVTPPSLVVQPAESRQQRVCPGPLLTLADDAAAATTASSIGEADVIVGADPEDAEITETPLDAPENPRADRDGTPVALEVEPGTVDAGLIAGAQSQSADTETIAGFAASACAEATSESWLVAGATTLGRTSLVMLANPTDVAATVDVRVTGETGAIDAGSALGIIVPGGSQRVVSLAGIAPNLTSPVVHVTSTGGTIAATLEQSAVDGLAPAGVELTGAAAMPANTQVIPGFVVAEAGGIDPADDHAEGDAFPAVRLLAIGDEPVDVSIGLVPETGSAAGATIEATLQPGRATDVPLGVLEAGAYTVRLEADGPIVAAARAAVGGTDDAPAPGAADIAAAGDFAWSVSTSPLLDDAVVAIPDGASPVLHLANEADDVAEVQLTIDGSTRAITIDAGSAASVEVDAGSIVRLAGVAGVHASVSFDDEGELASFGVQPPGPLDAPIRVFPR
- a CDS encoding DUF3499 family protein — translated: MRRCSRTACAAEAVATLTFDYADSMAVLGPLAANREPHGYDLCARHAERTSAPVGWQVVRHVSIGEVGFKA
- a CDS encoding phosphomannomutase/phosphoglucomutase — encoded protein: MNSAASSEARTRLDAIVKAYDVRGIVGEGLTAETVEALAAAFVDEVGAGGGKVVVGHDMRDSSPGFAEAFARGATARGADVISIGLCSTDESYFASGSMDAPAAMFTASHNPAAYNGIKFSRAGAQGISLDTGLAAIRDRAADYLEQGIVPVESTGSVASVDVLADYAAYLRSLVDLSGIRPLKIVVDAGNGMGGLTVPAVLGTAAGLPALPLEIVPLYFELDGTFPNHEANPLEPANLVDLQRAVVEHGADLGLAFDGDADRCFVVDEQGGAVNPSAVAAVVALREIARVQAMGESDVAVIHNLITSRFVPEAIEAAGATAVRTRVGHSLIKDQMKATGAVFGGEHSAHYYFRDFWGADNGMLAAMHVLAEFGAQQAPLSEMSARFTPYSLSGEINSVVDDVPAAYTRIVEAFTDRAEFDELDGLTVTGLTAGDEAFWWFNVRPSNTEPLLRLNAEGQDAATMAAVRDEVLALIRA